The following proteins are co-located in the Candidatus Nezhaarchaeota archaeon genome:
- a CDS encoding glutamine synthetase — protein TLHCLTKEVFERGAPKLDGSSIRCFTEVHESDMVLVPDPSTFSMIPWASHEYRAARLICDVFLGFG, from the coding sequence ACCCTACACTGCTTAACGAAGGAGGTCTTTGAGAGGGGGGCGCCGAAGCTCGACGGCTCTAGCATCAGGTGCTTCACTGAAGTTCACGAGTCGGACATGGTCCTGGTCCCAGACCCCTCGACCTTCTCCATGATACCCTGGGCCAGCCACGAGTATAGGGCTGCTAGGCTAATATGCGACGTGTTCCTAGGATTCGGGTGA